Proteins co-encoded in one Plasmodium sp. gorilla clade G2 genome assembly, chromosome: 9 genomic window:
- a CDS encoding protein kinase, putative, producing MNTDISENNDTNIYNTSTENDKLYSIHSTKKNKNYELLNNSDEKYNYTPHNILKDLNTDAITTTNNDDMDTINYNNNNEKIKYVVEREEDNINKTHVEMLRKLKSNQEINLKRGEEINKNVCTFLYDDFILSKKKKGLNKIINKLSLNTFNLYFRKNSNCYIQVPPVLNLLRGDIEDILIGLKYLFDNIDEINFLILNFLNKLKKKKKIQKNKVLLHLIDFILNKLFENNLNYRYKKTCILDFYDNLMFNKNTFFESGIINDAINIKDLRLIYFYKHNIKMKKEKNFLVKKKIYNYERNREKIRLQKNDKKNEDDMDHQYYHTNNKNNKYNYFAINHSAHILNEKYYGNKKKKKKKFICGEIPLPNKYIGVHKYLKNKSIFDNYNYNNFVINNKKEIIYNIDKCVRKYISDQRKCDERKTNICTCISNIIVNVNSDARLREIINTAKKEVRNVKNVLIKIKKIEHLVDKLIKYDKENIIVEDKNEETKEKKKCEEKKSTMRSKQQLGEGKENYLDEDKKGDNQNKENNENNKNDESDEHIERVDYENIKCIKKKSNTEDINIYLDINDDQINNSLKNNLKEKCFVQKDNYINSREKQKKGLIKRKYNELTKGEELRHCRHKNELENNANVPKTFSQIFSSEEREKKRKRKEKRKNERNKKDVVDRNGKSEEDNKNYENNTNDKYDKNEEETSSQKVSDESIKTFYFEEFDFNFVLLGSVKKGSDRHKSLLFKVLCDSIDIPCRYIRYVKNKTVHYFNLVLIPSIPAQNITECLIPIFWENNKIKIKTNLNIQSKITISNFLNNIKIKFNFLDNFFLKIWENNNEIINIEDYFIFEKKLGMGGFGEVWKVKLKNETNLHNSFFYSDIKNTSTFALKILDMNEFNLNESIIMREKAHTNIIKIYCVFKGYQILINRQKENEKKESLCFLLELADTSLEKLFCDKRTVYNLNFVRLTLLEIANIMSYIHKPNIKQEFYIYRDLKPDNVLIKGKKILITDFNLSRKVDQDFEFLMSQCCGTKGHLAPEQKSVCYDKNVDVWAFSIIISKFLKHQNFHYFSHCMYDINLSHFEIQDEFLINLLLACIDDNPFMRPTFEEISHLLFNEIIRNELEQNTRLKMMNIFNYKKKRKEIE from the exons atgaatacagACATTTCAGAAAATAACGATACGAATATTTATAACACTTCAACTGAAAATGATAAGTTATATTCTATCCATTCtacaaagaaaaacaaaaattatgaatTACTAAATAATTCTGATGAAAAGTATAATTATACACCtcataatattttgaaaGATTTAAATACTGATGCAATAACTACAACTAACAATGATGATATGGAtacaataaattataataacaacaatgaaaaaataaaatatgtagtAGAAAGAGAAGAagacaatataaataaaacgcATGTAGAAATGTTGAGAAAATTAAAATCAAACCAAGAAATA aatttaaaaagaggtgaagaaataaacaaaaatgtgTGTACATTCTTATATgatgattttatattatccaaaaaaaaaaaagggttgaataaaattataaataagttATCTCTCAATACATTCAACTTGTACTTCCGAAAGAATTCAAATTGTTATATTCAAGTTCCACCA gTTCTAAATTTATTGAGGGGAGATATAGAAGATATACTAATTGGTCTAAAATATTTGTTCGATAATATTGACGAGATAAATTTCCtcattttaaattttttaaataaattaaaaaaaaaaaaaaaaattcaaaagaaTAAAGTCTTATTACATTTGATAGATTTTATATTGAATAAACtatttgaaaataatttaaattatagatataaaaagACATGCATTTTGGATTTTTATGACAATTTGatgtttaataaaaatacctTCTTCGAGTCAG GAATAATAAATGATgctattaatataaaagacttaagattaatatatttttacaaacataatattaaaatgaagaaggaaaaaaattttcttgttaaaaaaaaaatatataattatgaaagGAATAGAGAAAAAATTAGATTACAAAAGAAtgataagaaaaatgaagatgatatggatcatcaatattatcatacaaataataagaataacaAATACAATTATTTTGCAATAAATCATAGTgctcatatattaaatgaaaaatattatggaaataaaaaaaaaaaaaaaaaaaaatttatatgtggTGAAATTCCATTACCTAACAAATATATAGGtgttcataaatatttaaaaaacaaatcaatatttgataattataattacaataattttgttattaACAATAAGAAAGAAATAATCTACAACATTGATAAGTGtgttagaaaatatataagtgaTCAAAGAAAATGTGATGAAAGGAAAACTAATATATGTACTTGTATTTCTAATATTATAGTAAATGTAAATAGTGATGCAAGATTGCg agaaattattaatacaGCAAAGAAAGAAGTCAGAAATGTAAAGAacgttttaataaaaataaaaaagatcgAACATTTAGTCGACAAACTAATTAAGTACGAtaaggaaaatattattgtagaggataaaaatgaagaaacaaaagaaaagaaaaaatgtgaagaaaaaaaatcgACTATGAGATCTAAACAACAATTAGGAGaaggaaaagaaaattatttagatgaagataaaaaaggagacaatcaaaataaagaaaataatgaaaataataaaaatgatgaaagtGATGAACATATTGAACGTGTggattatgaaaatattaaatgcattaaaaaaaaaagtaataccgaagatataaatatttacttagatataaatgatgatcaaataaataatagtttaaaaaataatttaaaagaaaaatgtttTGTTCAAAAGGATAATTACATAAATAGTAGGGAAAAGCAAAAAAAAGGATTAATCAAAAGAAAATACAATGAACTCACAAAGGGAGAGGAATTAAGACACTGCAgacataaaaatgaattagaAAATAATGCAAATGTGCCAAAAACATTTTCACAAATATTTTCCTCTGAggaaagggaaaaaaaaaggaaaagaaaagaaaagagaaaaaatgaaagaaacaaaaaagatGTTGTTGATAGGAATGGTAAAAGCGaggaagataataaaaattatgaaaataatacaaatgataaatatgataaaaatgaagaagaaacaTCTTCACAAAAGGTTAGTGACGAAAGTATAAaaactttttattttgaagaatttgattttaattttgttttattggGAAGTGTGAAAAAAGGTTCAGACAGACATAAGTCTTTATTGTTTAAA GTCTTGTGTGATTCTATTGATATACCATGCAGATATATCCGTTATGTTAAAAACAAAACAGTTCATTATTTCAATCTTGTATTAATTCCTTCTATACCtg CCCAAAATATTACAGAGTGTTTAATACCTATTTTTtgggaaaataataaaataaaaattaaaacaaatttaaatattcaatcaaaaataacaatatctaattttttgaataacataaaaattaaatttaattttcttGATAATTTCTTCCTAAA gatatgggaaaataataatgaaataataaatatagaagattatttcatatttgaaaaaaaattaggaaTGGGAGGATTTGGTGAAGTGTGGAAGGTAAAactaaaaaatgaaacaaatTTACATAATTCGTTTTTTTATTCTGATATCAAGAATACTTCCACTTTTGCTCTGAAAATATTGGACATGAA TGAATTTAATTTGAATGAATCTATCATTATGAGAGAAAAGGCTCATACAAATATCATCAAAATTTATTGTGTTTTTAAAG GATatcaaatattaattaatagaCAGAAGGAAAACGAAAAGAAAGAATCCCTTTGCTTTCTTCTCGAATTAGCTGATACGTCTttag aaaaattattttgtgaCAAAAGGACAGTATACAATTTAAATTTTGTGAGACTCACACTTTTGGAGATAGCCAA CATAATGTCCTATATCCATAAGCCAAATATTAAACAAgagttttatatatatcgtGACTTGAAACCAGataatgtattaataaaG GGTAAGAAGATATTAATAACcgattttaatttatcaagAAAAGTCGATCAAGATTTTGAATTTTTAATGAGTCAATGTTGTGGAACAAAAGGTCATTTAGCACCTGAACAAAAAAGTGTATGctatgataaaaatgtggACGTTTGGGCTTTctctattattatatctaaatttttaaaacacCAAAATTTTCATTACTTTTCTCATTGTATGTATGATATCAATTTGAGTCATTTTGAAATTCAA GatgaatttttaataaatttgttaCTAGCTTGCATTGATGACAACCCTTTCATGAGACCAACGTTTGAGGAAATATCTCA CTTACTCTTCAACGAAATTATAAGAAACGAATTGGAACAAAATACCCGcttaaaaatgatgaatatttttaattataaaaagaaaagaaaagaaatagaaTGA